The region ACCAGCAGGGCCACCCCAGCGGTAGCCACAGCGCTTAATCCCATCACAACGGCGACAAAATCCACCGGGAAAATAACTTCCACAAGGCAGAGTATGGTGCCTGCTACAATCCAAAGATAAACAGGGGACATAGGAAATAGCTTGGGCCTGCGGTTGAAGCCGAAAAATCAGTGACTAGGGAGAAAATACTCCCCTCTCCCCCAATCCTAACCCAGTCCTTTGATTCCCGGTGATGGCAAGTTTGTTGAATTTTCTTTACAATTGTGCTTAAGTTGACAGTCCAGCTCCCCAAAGTTGGGTTAACCTGAAGGTAGTTGAGCTAAGGCCGACAACATAGCTGTGTTTAGCTGTTACCTCAAAGTCACGTCGGACCCCGTTCTTTGTTTCCTGACCACCACTGCGAGATATAAAAATATGACTACTGCTACCCTTGCATCTGCTTCTAACTCTGATTCCGCCATTTGGAACAGTCTCAAATTGGCGATCGCTGACAGCTCCGGTTTCAAATGCTGGCAGGATGATAATGGCGAGGCTGTGGTGTCTAAAACAGAAACTGTGGCCCCTCTCCTGCTCGACGCCCAAGTACGTCACTATCTTCGTCAAACCCTAGAAACCCTAGCCTACTAGGAACTACTCTTCAGTTTTCGTTCATCTATGACTGCGGTAATTTTGGCTTTTGGTGCCCTAGTCCATTGTCTTCTTCCCTCCCCTGCCCCAGGGGTTTTTTTCTGCCTTAATCTGGAGAGAGCATCGACAAACCGCTGGCTGTAGCCTGGGATGCGGAGTGAGGGAGTGATAATCCCGTAGTATCTTGTACAGTAGCAACGCATTCTGGGTGTTGTTAGCGTCACTATCTTGTCCTAGAGGTTCCCATGAACTTGGCAGTTCCTGCATTCGGTATTTCCACTAACTGGTCTGGTAATGGCAATGGTTCCAACTCTGAAGAAGAGTCGGTGCTTTACCAGCGGTTAAAGATGGTGGAGGAATTGTGGGAAAGGGTGCTCCAGAGTGAATGTGGCCAGGAATTGGTGGATTTACTGACGGAATTGCGGCTCCAGGGTACCCATGAGGCGATCGCCAGCGAAATTTCCGAAGAAGTTATCATGGGCATTACTCAGCGGATTGAGCATTTGGAACTCAATGATGCCATCCGAGCAGCCCGGGCTTTTGCCCTGTATTTCCAACTGATTAACATTGTTGAACAGCACTACGAACAAAACGAGCAACAGCGTAACCGTTGGGAGGCTTCCCAGGAAACCAACTTCTATGAGCAGGCTGGCAATGAAGAAGAATTGGTGAATCCATCAAGGCTTGGGTCCTCGGCGGGGCCCTTGCCGGTGGGAATTGATCAAAACGAAGTGCAAGCTTCGGTGGGTACTTTTCACTGGTTAATGAGGGAGCTAAAACGTCTCAATGTGCCCCCCCAACACATCCAGGATTTACTGGATCATTTGGACATTCGTCTGGTGATCACCGCCCACCCCACGGAAATTGTCCGCCACACCATTCGCCGCAAGCAAAGAAGGGTAGACCGCATTCTGCGCAAGTTGGATCAACTGCAGGGTTCTGTGGTGGGTCGGGACTGGCTCAACACCTGGGACGCAAAAACGGCGATCGCCCAATTAACCGAGGAAATCCGCTTCTGGTGGCGCACCGACGAGCTCCATCAGTTCAAGCCCACCGTGTTGGATGAAGTGGACTATTCCCTCCATTATTTTGATGAAGTGCTGTTCGACGCTGTGCCAGAATTGTCCAAACGCTTAGGGCAAGCCATCAAGGAAACTTTTCCCCATCTGCGGGCCCCCCGGGCTAATTTTTGCTATTTTGGCTCCTGGGTCGGCGGCGATCGGGACGGCAACCCTTCTGTGACTCCGGAGGTAACCTGGCAAACGGCCTGCTATCAAAGGGGTTTAGTGCTGGGCAAATATCTGTTTAGCTTGGGAGAACTGGTGGCCATTCTCAGTCCTTCCCTGCATTGGTGTAAGGTGTCCCAGGAATTGTTGGATTCCCTAGAACGGGACCGCATTCAATTACCGGAAATTTATGAAGAGTTGTCCCTCCGCTATCGCCAGGAACCCTATCGGATGAAGCTGGCCTACGTTACCCAGCGGCTAGAAAATACCCTGCGGCGCAATAACCGTTTAGCTAACCCGGAAGAACGGCAAACCATGATCACCATGCCTGCCGAAAATCACTATCGTACCGGGGAAGAATTATTAGAGGAATTAAGGCTAATTCAGCGTAATCTCACCGAAACGGGGCTGACCTGTTTGGAGTTGGAAAACCTCATTACCCAGTTGGAAGTCTATGGCTTCAATCTGGCCCAGTTGGATTTTCGCCAAGAGTCGTCCCGCCACGCCGAGGCGATCGCCGAAATTGCTGAGTATATGGGAGTACTCACCACTCCCTATGAGGAAATGCCCGAAGCGGATAAATTGGCCTGGCTGGCGATCGAGCTCCAAACCCGCCGGCCTCTGATTCCCCAGGAAATGCCCTTTTCGGAACGGACCAGGGAAACCATTGAAACCCTCCGCACCCTGCGCCATCTGCAGATGGAATTTGGGGTGGATATTTGCCAAACTTACATCATCAGCATGACCAACGATGCCAGTGATGTGTTGGAAGTATTGCTATTAGCCAAGGAAGCCGGATTGTATGACCCCGCTACGGCGGCCAATTCCCTCCGCATTGTGCCCCTGTTTGAAACAGTGGAAGATCTAAAAAATGCCCCGGGGATTATGGATTCCCTTTTCAGCTTGCCCTTTTACCGTGCCACTTTGGCCGGCAGTTACCAATCTCTCCGGGAATTGGAAAGTCAGCCCCGGGACTATTACCAAATTCCCACCACCAAGGCTCAATTAAGTCCCGGTAATCTCCAGGAAATTATGGTGGGTTATTCCGACAGCAATAAAGATTCGGGCTTTTTGAGTAGTAACTGGGAAATTCACAAGGCTCAAAAAGCACTCCAGGCCGTGGCCCAAAAGCATCGGGTGATTCTCCGGTTGTTCCACGGTCGAGGAGGATCCGTTGGTCGGGGGGGCGGTCCAGCCTATAAAGCCATTTTGGCCCAGCCCGCAGGCACCGTGGATGGTCGGATCAAAATTACCGAACAAGGG is a window of Synechocystis sp. PCC 7338 DNA encoding:
- the ppc gene encoding phosphoenolpyruvate carboxylase, which encodes MNLAVPAFGISTNWSGNGNGSNSEEESVLYQRLKMVEELWERVLQSECGQELVDLLTELRLQGTHEAIASEISEEVIMGITQRIEHLELNDAIRAARAFALYFQLINIVEQHYEQNEQQRNRWEASQETNFYEQAGNEEELVNPSRLGSSAGPLPVGIDQNEVQASVGTFHWLMRELKRLNVPPQHIQDLLDHLDIRLVITAHPTEIVRHTIRRKQRRVDRILRKLDQLQGSVVGRDWLNTWDAKTAIAQLTEEIRFWWRTDELHQFKPTVLDEVDYSLHYFDEVLFDAVPELSKRLGQAIKETFPHLRAPRANFCYFGSWVGGDRDGNPSVTPEVTWQTACYQRGLVLGKYLFSLGELVAILSPSLHWCKVSQELLDSLERDRIQLPEIYEELSLRYRQEPYRMKLAYVTQRLENTLRRNNRLANPEERQTMITMPAENHYRTGEELLEELRLIQRNLTETGLTCLELENLITQLEVYGFNLAQLDFRQESSRHAEAIAEIAEYMGVLTTPYEEMPEADKLAWLAIELQTRRPLIPQEMPFSERTRETIETLRTLRHLQMEFGVDICQTYIISMTNDASDVLEVLLLAKEAGLYDPATAANSLRIVPLFETVEDLKNAPGIMDSLFSLPFYRATLAGSYQSLRELESQPRDYYQIPTTKAQLSPGNLQEIMVGYSDSNKDSGFLSSNWEIHKAQKALQAVAQKHRVILRLFHGRGGSVGRGGGPAYKAILAQPAGTVDGRIKITEQGEVLASKYSLPELALYNLETLTTAVIQASLLKSSFDFIEPWNRIMEELACTARRAYRSLIYEEPDFLDFFLTVTPIPEISELQISSRPARRKGGKADLSSLRAIPWVFSWTQTRFLLPAWYGVGTALKSFVDQDPVKNMKLLRYFYFKWPFFNMVISKVEMTLSKVDLTIASHYVQELSKPEDRERFDRLFQQIKQEYQLTRDFAMEITAHPHLLDGDRSLQRSVLLRNRTIVPLGLLQISLLKRLRQVTQEAETSGVRYRRYSKEELLRGALLTINGIAAGMRNTG